A window from Vicia villosa cultivar HV-30 ecotype Madison, WI unplaced genomic scaffold, Vvil1.0 ctg.003417F_1_1, whole genome shotgun sequence encodes these proteins:
- the LOC131640947 gene encoding F-box/kelch-repeat protein At3g24760-like — MTEITNLSLDLVESILSYLPIPTLIQASTVCKLWHTIISSSSFSSHHKHQHKPWFFLHGIHNISSKNNQSFAFDPSSNSWFLLPTPQQPLHYPNNTSFIGTSSFFFITAPNFVYTPILHPLVWYSTPPLRFPRINPLLGVFNDGGSVKFIVVGGVRFIGNLVDIEDRLDVEIYDPLLGSWDLAPPLPADFRSGNSSSSLSSALFKGRFYVFGIYSCFVSSFDLKLGVWSDVRVVRPSGVVFSYLISCRESLVLAGVCNSPSGSRFSLWEVDEMSMEVCEISVMPNDLLCGLFDGDEDDKFASLKCVGLGDLIYVFNEDYHRMYPACVCEIRGGGEKSECYWRRVPQLPSLMNRFHKVVSFCSSVSLHSILGEGQQHHGLH; from the coding sequence ATGACAGAAATCACAAATCTAAGCTTAGACCTCGTAGAATCCATCCTATCTTACCTCCCAATCCCAACATTGATCCAAGCTTCAACAGTTTGCAAACTATGGCACACAATAATCTCATCATCTTCCTTTTCTTCCCACCACAAACACCAACACAAACCATGGTTTTTTCTCCATGGTATCCACAACATCTCTTCCAAAAACAACCAATCTTTTGCCTTTGACCCTTCTTCCAACTCTTGGTTCCTTCTTCCAACACCTCAACAGCCTCTTCACTACCCCAACAACACTTCCTTCATTGGCACttcctctttcttcttcatcacGGCTCCTAACTTTGTCTACACTCCCATTCTTCATCCTCTTGTTTGGTATTCTACTCCACCTCTTCGTTTTCCTAGAATCAACCCTCTTTTGGGTGTTTTCAATGATGGGGGTTCTGTTAAGTTTATTGTTGTGGGTGGTGTTAGGTTCATTGGTAACCTTGTTGATATAGAGGACCGTTTGGATGTTGAAATCTATGACCCTCTTTTGGGTTCTTGGGATTTAGCTCCTCCTCTTCCTGCTGATTTCAGATCTGGAAACTCTTCCTCTTCACTGTCATCTGCTTTGTTCAAAGGGAGATTCTATGTGTTTGGGATATATTCATGCTTTGTTTCTTCCTTTGATTTGAAACTTGGTGTTTGGAgtgatgttagggttgttaggcCTTCTGGGGTTGTGTTTTCTTACTTGATTTCTTGTAGGGAAAGTCTTGTTTTGGCTGGGGTTTGTAATTCTCCAAGTGGGTCTAGATTCAGTTTGTGGGAGGTTGATGAGATGAGTATGGAGGTTTGTGAGATTTCTGTTATGCCTAATGATTTGCTTTGTGGTCTTTTTGATGGTGATGAGGATGATAAATTTGCTAGCTTGAAGTGTGTTGGATTGGGGGATCTTATATATGTGTTCAATGAGGATTATCATAGGATGTACCCGGCTTGTGTTTGCGAGATTCGCGGTGGTGGTGAGAAGAGTGAGTGTTATTGGAGGAGGGTGCCTCAATTGCCATCATTAATGAATAGGTTTCACAAAGTTGTTAGCTTTTGTTCATCTGTTTCATTGCATAGTATTCTGGGTGAAGGTCAACAACACCATGGACTTCATTAA